One segment of Castanea sativa cultivar Marrone di Chiusa Pesio chromosome 3, ASM4071231v1 DNA contains the following:
- the LOC142626811 gene encoding protein PLANT CADMIUM RESISTANCE 3-like, giving the protein MYSSNPSSTEQYSHAPPPFAQATVTGVPMNSTSQYHENSQPASFQAPVPWSSGLYDCCHDVSNCCLTCWCPCITFGRIADIVDKGSKTTGFSEVVYALIANLIGCGCLYSYPYRTKIRQQYMLEEKPCGDCLVHFCCEPCALCQEYRELEARGFDMTIGWKGNVEQRTGGVMATTAPVFQGSMNR; this is encoded by the exons ATGTATTCATCAAACCCAAGTTCAACAGAGCAATACTCCCATGCGCCGCCACCATTTGCTCAGGCCACCGTGACTGGTGTTCCAATGAACTCGACAAGCCAATACCACGAGAATTCCCAGCCAGCTTCATTTCAAGCTCCAGTCCCTTGGTCCTCTGGCCTCTACGACTGCTGCCATGACGTCTCAAATT GTTGCCTGACATGCTGGTGCCCATGCATTACCTTTGGTCGAATTGCAGATATTGTTGATAAAGGATCAAAAA CTACTGGATTTAGTGAAGTAGTTTACGCACTAATAGCCAATTTGATTGGCTGTGGATGCTTGTACTCGTACCCATATCGCACAAAAATCAGGCAGCAGTACATGTTAGAGGAGAAGCCTTGTGGGGATTGCTTGGTTCATTTCTGCTGCGAGCCATGTGCCTTATGCCAAGAGTATCGTGAACTTGAAGCCCGCGGATTCGACATGACCATAG GCTGGAAAGGAAATGTGGAGCAACGAACTGGTGGAGTGATGGCTACAACAGCTCCAGTGTTCCAAGGAAGCATGAATCGCTAG